The Winogradskyella schleiferi genome has a window encoding:
- a CDS encoding AAA family ATPase: MSDVAKIENFVKKYAALKQEVAKVIIGQDDVVNQVLISIFSGGHSLLVGVPGLAKTLMVNTIAQALGLDFKRIQFTPDLMPSDILGSEILDENRHFKFIKGPIFANIILADEINRTPPKTQAALLEAMQERAVTVAGHQYKLNLPYFVLATQNPIEQEGTYPLPEAQLDRFMFAINLEYPSFQEEVDVVKATTTDIQLSVNALFTAQEIIDFQNVIRRIPVADNVIEYAVSLVAKTRPNADTAADIVKEFVDWGAGPRASQNLILAAKTHAATTGKFSPDIENIQAVATGILRHRIIKNYKAEAEGITDEKIIESLF; encoded by the coding sequence ATGTCTGATGTTGCTAAAATTGAAAATTTTGTTAAGAAGTATGCTGCGTTAAAGCAAGAAGTTGCTAAAGTTATTATTGGTCAAGACGATGTTGTTAATCAGGTATTGATTTCTATTTTTTCTGGTGGTCACTCGCTTTTAGTTGGTGTTCCTGGTTTGGCAAAAACCTTAATGGTCAATACTATTGCACAAGCCTTAGGATTGGATTTTAAGCGGATTCAGTTTACGCCAGATTTAATGCCAAGTGATATTCTGGGTAGCGAAATATTAGATGAGAACCGACATTTTAAATTTATAAAAGGCCCAATTTTTGCCAATATTATTTTGGCAGATGAGATCAATAGAACACCTCCAAAAACGCAAGCGGCATTGTTGGAAGCGATGCAAGAACGCGCAGTTACTGTAGCTGGTCATCAGTATAAATTAAACTTACCTTATTTTGTGTTAGCTACACAAAACCCAATTGAGCAAGAAGGAACTTATCCGCTACCAGAAGCGCAATTGGACCGTTTTATGTTTGCCATAAACTTAGAATACCCTTCGTTTCAAGAAGAAGTAGATGTGGTAAAAGCAACCACAACGGACATTCAATTGTCGGTTAATGCCTTATTTACGGCTCAGGAGATTATAGATTTTCAGAATGTAATTCGTCGTATTCCTGTGGCGGATAATGTGATAGAATACGCGGTTTCTTTAGTCGCTAAGACCAGACCAAATGCAGATACAGCGGCTGATATTGTAAAAGAATTTGTGGATTGGGGCGCAGGACCAAGAGCCTCCCAGAATTTAATATTGGCAGCAAAAACTCATGCAGCTACTACTGGGAAATTCTCGCCAGATATTGAAAATATACAAGCTGTTGCTACAGGAATCCTAAGACATCGAATTATCAAAAACTATAAAGCGGAAGCCGAGGGTATTACGGACGAGAAGATTATTGAGAGTTTATTTTAG
- a CDS encoding SRPBCC family protein, with translation MQYNTEILIEKPISEVIKKMNSASNLKHWQEGLVSTAHISGIPNELGAKMRLNYEFGNRKMEIIETVTKQNFPTEFHATYTTKGMRNIQKNYYKSENGFTNWTSINEFQPTNFMMSMMLFFMPGAFKKQTKAYMTNFKNFVEKGISVHKQQS, from the coding sequence ATGCAGTACAATACTGAAATATTGATTGAAAAACCGATTTCAGAAGTTATAAAAAAAATGAATTCTGCATCGAACTTGAAACATTGGCAAGAAGGCTTAGTGAGTACCGCGCACATTTCTGGAATTCCCAACGAGCTTGGTGCAAAAATGAGATTGAACTACGAATTTGGAAACCGTAAAATGGAAATTATTGAAACGGTTACAAAACAAAATTTTCCTACTGAATTTCACGCCACCTATACCACCAAAGGCATGCGAAACATTCAGAAAAATTATTATAAATCTGAAAACGGATTTACAAATTGGACATCCATCAACGAATTTCAACCCACAAACTTTATGATGAGCATGATGTTGTTTTTTATGCCTGGTGCTTTCAAAAAACAAACAAAAGCCTATATGACCAACTTTAAGAATTTTGTAGAAAAAGGAATTTCCGTCCACAAACAACAATCCTAG
- a CDS encoding peptidyl-prolyl cis-trans isomerase: MKYTLYIFLLSLLFTSCDFFKSSDNLEPVARVNDNYLYKEDIKDIVPKGASKEDSTLLVNAYVDRWARQLLLMEGALVNLSEEKQNEFSKLVDQYKNDLYAKAYLEGLVKKNIDTIVKPEEAQLFYEANKESFKLNDDLVQFRYISLPLNPINLDTIKNRFKRFKARDKAYLDSISVQFRSFSLNDSIWIKLNRVAEKIPIINDSNKNQLLKKTNFLQLKDSLNLYLMQVNDVRLQNDYAPLDYVNTSINKIVINKRKLELIKQLENDITKDAIKNNKFQIYN, translated from the coding sequence TTGAAATACACCTTATACATATTTCTTCTTAGCTTGCTTTTTACCAGCTGTGACTTTTTTAAAAGTTCAGATAATTTAGAGCCAGTTGCTAGGGTTAACGACAACTATCTTTACAAAGAGGATATTAAGGATATTGTGCCAAAAGGTGCTTCTAAAGAAGACAGTACATTACTGGTAAACGCATACGTTGATCGATGGGCAAGGCAATTGCTGTTGATGGAAGGTGCTTTAGTCAACCTTTCTGAAGAAAAGCAAAATGAGTTTTCAAAATTAGTGGATCAATATAAAAATGACTTATATGCCAAAGCGTATTTAGAAGGCTTGGTTAAGAAAAATATCGACACCATAGTTAAGCCAGAAGAGGCGCAATTGTTTTACGAGGCCAACAAAGAATCGTTTAAACTGAATGACGATTTGGTTCAATTTAGATATATAAGTTTACCGCTTAATCCTATTAATTTAGATACCATAAAGAACCGTTTTAAACGATTCAAAGCCAGGGACAAAGCGTATTTAGATTCTATTTCTGTACAATTTAGATCCTTCTCATTAAACGATTCTATTTGGATCAAGTTGAATCGTGTAGCAGAAAAAATTCCGATTATAAACGATTCAAATAAAAATCAACTGTTAAAAAAAACTAATTTCTTACAACTCAAAGATTCATTAAACCTATATTTGATGCAAGTTAATGACGTACGCCTTCAAAACGACTATGCACCTTTGGATTATGTGAATACGTCGATCAACAAAATTGTTATAAACAAGAGAAAATTAGAGCTCATCAAGCAACTCGAAAATGATATTACAAAAGATGCCATTAAAAACAATAAGTTCCAAATTTATAATTAA
- the miaE gene encoding tRNA-(ms[2]io[6]A)-hydroxylase, which translates to MLGLKLPTDPRWVNIVEKNIEDILTDHAYCEQKAASTAISLIVSFPEYTELVQEMIDLVEEEMSHFKMVHDRILENGWTLGRDRKDDYVIALLKFFSKGGSRTTQLVHRLLYAALIEARSCERFRLLSEQLEDKKLAKFYRKLMISEAGHYTMFLNFARKYGDRKEVDEKWEALLDYEAEIIKNLGNKESIHG; encoded by the coding sequence ATGTTAGGACTAAAATTACCGACCGATCCAAGATGGGTGAATATCGTTGAAAAGAATATTGAAGATATTCTGACCGATCATGCCTATTGCGAACAGAAAGCAGCGAGCACAGCTATTTCATTAATTGTAAGCTTTCCTGAATATACGGAGTTGGTGCAGGAAATGATTGATCTGGTAGAAGAAGAAATGAGCCATTTTAAAATGGTACACGATAGAATTTTAGAAAACGGCTGGACACTTGGTAGAGATAGAAAGGATGACTATGTGATTGCACTCCTTAAATTTTTCTCCAAAGGTGGCAGCCGAACCACACAATTAGTCCACAGATTACTATATGCCGCATTAATTGAAGCTCGTAGCTGTGAACGATTTCGCTTATTATCCGAACAGTTAGAAGATAAAAAACTCGCTAAATTCTATCGAAAACTCATGATTAGTGAAGCTGGTCACTATACCATGTTTTTAAATTTTGCCCGTAAATATGGCGACAGAAAAGAAGTCGATGAAAAATGGGAAGCATTATTGGATTATGAAGCAGAAATCATAAAAAATTTAGGGAATAAGGAATCGATTCATGGGTGA
- a CDS encoding META domain-containing protein encodes MNKFYSILTVFLCSYIGFSQNELVGEWYLDSFSIDNATYNNVYAYVNTIDFTEDIIFENYLEYSGSSSCNYFFGEYTSTNNSIIFNGFGSSLIDCYNEPRGTFENMYFSLLYNNSTGSSEFSYDITGEGEAQILTLTNSNNSSIFYSKTNPNSILHSTWYLETVIEGGITYNVTSGSPSLTLQANPHPFFGTMTFAGEGVCNDYVGEYGMYYGHGDELRITSIAPNTVTCEPPSAIETAYFSVLGDTSANVFRFEIINNGANLVLTSVSDPLDRSVNALGDILIFGTEPLSIHDFDYNEITLFKNPIQDQLELNIADELLFQNLNYSIYSLEGKLMSKSKLNTINIEVSRFATGLYFINIENKDKVVFSLKFLKE; translated from the coding sequence ATGAACAAATTCTACTCTATTCTTACTGTTTTTCTTTGCTCATATATTGGCTTTTCCCAAAATGAATTAGTTGGGGAATGGTATCTAGATTCATTTAGTATTGATAATGCTACTTATAATAATGTTTATGCTTATGTTAATACAATAGATTTTACCGAAGATATTATATTTGAAAACTATTTGGAATATAGTGGTTCTTCTTCCTGTAACTATTTTTTTGGCGAGTATACCTCTACAAATAATAGTATCATATTTAATGGCTTTGGCAGTTCACTTATTGATTGCTATAATGAACCAAGAGGTACATTTGAAAACATGTACTTTTCATTGCTATATAATAATTCTACGGGTTCTAGTGAGTTTAGCTATGATATCACAGGTGAAGGAGAAGCACAAATCTTAACATTAACAAATTCTAATAACAGTAGCATCTTTTATAGTAAAACAAATCCAAATTCCATACTTCATAGTACTTGGTATTTAGAAACCGTAATTGAAGGTGGTATCACATATAATGTAACTTCAGGCTCTCCTAGCCTAACGCTTCAGGCTAATCCACATCCTTTCTTTGGCACTATGACGTTTGCTGGCGAAGGTGTTTGCAATGACTATGTTGGCGAATATGGTATGTATTATGGTCATGGAGATGAATTGAGAATTACGAGTATCGCACCTAATACTGTTACGTGTGAGCCTCCTAGTGCCATTGAGACTGCCTATTTTTCAGTTTTAGGCGATACCTCAGCTAATGTATTTAGATTTGAAATTATTAATAATGGAGCAAATCTAGTTCTGACAAGTGTATCTGACCCCTTAGACCGTTCCGTTAATGCTCTAGGCGACATCTTAATTTTTGGAACGGAACCGCTTTCTATTCATGATTTTGACTATAATGAAATAACTCTCTTTAAAAATCCCATTCAGGATCAACTAGAATTAAATATAGCTGATGAATTATTATTTCAAAACCTCAACTATTCCATTTATAGTCTAGAGGGTAAGTTGATGTCAAAATCGAAACTCAACACTATAAACATAGAGGTCAGCCGCTTTGCAACTGGACTTTATTTTATAAATATTGAAAATAAAGACAAGGTCGTGTTTTCTTTAAAATTCTTAAAAGAATAA
- the dnaX gene encoding DNA polymerase III subunit gamma/tau, which translates to MEHFVVSARKYRPQTFKDVVGQQAITNTLLNAIENNHLAQALLFTGPRGVGKTTCARILAKMINSDGNTSEDEDFAFNIFELDAASNNSVDDIRNLTDQVRIPPQVGKYKVYIIDEVHMLSQAAFNAFLKTLEEPPKHCIFILATTEKHKIIPTILSRCQIFDFKRITVSDAKEYLKYIAKEQGITAEDDALHIIAQKADGAMRDALSIFDRVVSFSGKNLTRQAVTENLNVLDYETYFTSTDLILENKIPDLLVQFNSILSKGFDGHHYIAGLASHFRDLMVCKNPATIPLLEVGEDTSLKYQEQSQKTSHSFLMEGIRLANDCDLKYKSSKNQRLLVELTLMQLASITFDGEKKNLKHFIIPPSYFKARGITPIRVTKPKAEVKVPEKTTISQEKPKELVSEVAEPVVDIPKISINKPKSSTSGLSLKSIREKKEHQLRQMDVVIDEDDLPKEPVTQEALNDAWKTYTARMDKKGEKIMASILQMDQPKLKDTTIYLTYSNNTNKIELERAEFPLMSFLKKKLRNYDLKLDITVNEEIAKKYAFTPLEKYEKLKEKNPNIEVLRQTFGLDI; encoded by the coding sequence TTGGAACACTTTGTAGTATCAGCCCGTAAATACAGACCACAGACCTTTAAGGATGTTGTGGGTCAGCAGGCCATTACCAATACGTTGCTGAATGCCATTGAAAACAATCACTTAGCACAAGCTCTATTGTTTACAGGACCTCGAGGTGTAGGTAAAACCACTTGTGCGCGTATCCTTGCTAAGATGATTAATAGTGATGGTAACACAAGCGAAGACGAAGATTTTGCCTTTAATATTTTTGAACTCGATGCGGCATCCAATAACTCTGTTGATGATATTAGAAACTTAACCGACCAGGTTCGGATTCCTCCACAAGTTGGAAAATACAAGGTTTATATCATTGATGAGGTGCACATGTTATCCCAAGCGGCTTTTAATGCGTTTTTGAAGACTTTAGAAGAACCGCCAAAACATTGTATTTTCATTTTAGCGACCACTGAAAAACATAAAATTATTCCAACGATATTATCGCGTTGTCAGATTTTCGATTTTAAACGAATTACGGTTTCAGACGCAAAGGAATACTTAAAATATATTGCCAAAGAACAAGGCATTACCGCTGAAGATGATGCGCTCCATATCATTGCCCAAAAAGCAGATGGTGCGATGCGAGATGCGCTGTCTATTTTTGACCGCGTCGTCAGTTTTTCGGGTAAGAATTTAACTAGACAGGCCGTTACTGAGAATTTGAATGTTCTCGATTATGAAACTTACTTTACAAGTACAGATTTAATTTTAGAAAATAAAATTCCAGATTTACTGGTACAGTTCAACAGCATTCTGTCCAAAGGATTTGATGGTCATCACTATATCGCAGGCTTGGCGTCTCATTTTAGGGATTTAATGGTCTGCAAGAATCCAGCAACTATTCCATTGCTTGAAGTTGGTGAAGATACAAGTCTGAAATACCAAGAACAATCACAGAAAACATCGCATAGTTTTCTAATGGAAGGGATTCGGTTGGCCAATGACTGTGATCTGAAATATAAGTCCAGTAAAAATCAACGTTTGCTCGTTGAATTAACGCTTATGCAACTTGCCTCTATCACTTTTGATGGAGAAAAAAAAAATCTTAAGCACTTCATAATTCCGCCTTCCTATTTTAAAGCGAGAGGCATCACTCCTATTCGGGTTACAAAACCTAAAGCCGAAGTTAAAGTTCCAGAAAAAACTACTATTTCCCAGGAAAAACCAAAAGAATTAGTTTCCGAAGTCGCTGAACCTGTTGTGGACATTCCTAAGATTTCCATAAACAAACCAAAATCATCAACCTCTGGTTTATCATTAAAAAGTATTCGGGAAAAGAAAGAACATCAGTTACGCCAAATGGATGTAGTGATTGATGAAGACGATCTACCAAAAGAACCTGTAACACAGGAAGCCTTAAACGACGCTTGGAAAACCTACACTGCTAGAATGGATAAAAAAGGTGAAAAAATTATGGCTTCTATTTTACAAATGGATCAGCCAAAATTAAAGGACACAACCATTTATTTAACTTATTCCAACAATACCAATAAAATAGAATTGGAACGTGCCGAGTTTCCGCTGATGTCCTTTCTAAAGAAAAAATTACGGAATTACGATTTAAAATTGGATATTACGGTTAATGAGGAAATCGCCAAAAAATATGCTTTCACACCATTAGAGAAATACGAAAAGCTAAAAGAGAAAAATCCTAATATTGAGGTGTTGCGACAGACTTTCGGATTAGATATTTAA
- a CDS encoding peptidylprolyl isomerase: MPLKTISSKFIIKAVILVGFMSFNFSNAQEIIDDEKPAPLEKPKDSVINKTRIKADGVAAVVGDFILLESDLDREIAQLEAQGADLKGLTRCELFGSLLESKLYSHQAIQDSVIVNELQIKSRVDQQIQGILAQMNGDMDQMLKYYKKDSEQALREEMYEINKNGYLAQEMQAKVTGDIEVTPEEVRTFFNDIPKDERPTFGTELKLAQIVIIPEVTEEAKQDVVDRLKGFKRDVEENGSSFTTKVLFYTEDSGSKSTGGKYTLNRKQPRMVKEFRDVAFSMQEGEISEPFETDFGYHIILLEKIRGQEYDVRHILLRPELTQEAIKKAKDQIEEVRAKIVDGTLTFAQAAREFSDEKETKYEGGQMTNPTTQDFNFELTRMDPELYSQIQDLKDGEVSEVFQDEDRINRIKFKILTVTDRIDDHEADFAKDYLKIKNLALQDKQIRAVEKWQTETIKDTYIKINGEYRDCDFQSNWLKK; the protein is encoded by the coding sequence ATGCCATTAAAAACAATAAGTTCCAAATTTATAATTAAAGCCGTCATTTTAGTTGGCTTTATGTCTTTCAATTTCAGCAATGCCCAAGAAATCATTGATGATGAAAAACCAGCACCATTGGAAAAACCAAAGGATAGTGTGATTAATAAAACACGTATCAAAGCCGATGGCGTAGCCGCTGTGGTTGGCGATTTTATTCTTCTGGAATCTGATTTAGATCGGGAAATAGCGCAGTTAGAAGCGCAAGGAGCAGATTTAAAAGGCTTGACAAGATGTGAACTTTTTGGAAGTCTATTAGAAAGTAAACTGTACTCACACCAAGCTATTCAAGATAGTGTTATTGTCAATGAACTACAGATAAAATCGCGTGTAGATCAACAAATACAAGGTATTTTGGCTCAGATGAATGGCGATATGGATCAAATGCTTAAATATTACAAAAAAGATTCCGAACAAGCATTGAGAGAAGAGATGTATGAGATTAATAAAAATGGTTATCTCGCACAGGAAATGCAAGCTAAGGTGACAGGAGATATTGAAGTAACTCCGGAAGAGGTGAGAACTTTTTTTAACGATATTCCAAAAGACGAGCGACCAACCTTTGGTACCGAATTAAAGTTGGCGCAAATCGTAATTATCCCAGAAGTCACAGAGGAAGCAAAACAAGATGTCGTTGATAGACTAAAAGGTTTTAAGAGAGATGTGGAAGAAAATGGTTCTAGTTTTACGACCAAGGTATTGTTTTATACAGAAGATTCTGGATCTAAATCAACAGGTGGAAAATATACCCTAAACAGAAAACAACCAAGAATGGTAAAGGAGTTCAGGGATGTTGCTTTCTCCATGCAAGAAGGGGAAATTTCAGAACCTTTTGAAACGGATTTTGGTTACCACATCATACTTTTAGAGAAAATTAGAGGTCAAGAATACGATGTGAGACACATTTTATTACGTCCAGAATTAACACAAGAAGCTATAAAAAAAGCTAAGGATCAAATTGAAGAGGTGCGAGCAAAAATCGTTGATGGTACTTTGACGTTTGCCCAAGCGGCAAGAGAATTTAGTGACGAAAAAGAAACTAAATATGAAGGCGGACAAATGACCAATCCCACCACACAAGATTTCAATTTTGAATTAACTAGAATGGATCCAGAATTGTATTCCCAAATTCAGGATTTGAAGGATGGAGAAGTCAGTGAGGTTTTTCAAGATGAAGATCGAATTAATAGAATAAAATTTAAAATATTAACCGTTACAGATCGTATTGATGATCACGAAGCAGACTTTGCTAAGGATTATCTTAAGATTAAAAATTTAGCTTTACAAGACAAACAAATTAGAGCTGTTGAAAAATGGCAAACGGAAACCATTAAAGATACTTACATTAAAATCAACGGTGAGTACAGGGATTGTGATTTTCAAAGTAATTGGTTAAAAAAATAA
- a CDS encoding lycopene cyclase family protein: MTQYDYIILGAGASGLMLAYRMSQEAFFGNKSVLIIDKTKGKGNDRTWCFWENGAGEWDALLTKTWDTVYFGSAMFSKSIPISPFQYKMIRSEAFYESLWKSINQKSNFSFIEDTVDNFTELKKGVQVITKNGSYFGSKLFNSLPNPETYKSQQKYPVLQQHFVGWFVKTKTDTFDDSLATFMDFNVPQNGNTRFMYVLPIDKKTALFEYTLFSKKLLEYSDYENNIISYLNKKNISEYEIIEKEKGNIPMTSFKFQDLNSKHILNIGTAGGWTKASTGYTFKNTSKKTKQVIDFLKEKEDLSKFQRKTKFRFYDLIFLDVLANHNDEGASLFSSMFQKANIKTVFKFLDEESTLMEDLKIILSVPPKRFIQALLKRLF, translated from the coding sequence TTGACTCAATACGATTATATCATACTAGGAGCAGGAGCTTCAGGATTAATGCTGGCATATCGAATGTCGCAAGAGGCTTTCTTTGGTAATAAGTCGGTTCTGATTATAGATAAAACAAAAGGCAAAGGCAATGATAGAACTTGGTGCTTTTGGGAAAATGGCGCAGGAGAATGGGATGCGCTCTTAACTAAAACGTGGGATACCGTTTACTTTGGAAGTGCTATGTTTTCGAAATCCATTCCAATTTCGCCATTTCAATATAAAATGATTAGAAGTGAAGCGTTTTACGAATCGCTTTGGAAAAGCATAAATCAAAAATCTAATTTCAGTTTTATTGAAGATACTGTAGATAACTTTACGGAATTAAAAAAAGGAGTTCAGGTCATTACCAAAAACGGCAGTTATTTTGGCTCAAAACTATTTAACAGTTTGCCAAATCCTGAAACTTATAAATCTCAGCAAAAATACCCTGTTTTACAACAACATTTTGTCGGTTGGTTCGTAAAAACAAAAACGGATACGTTTGATGATTCCTTGGCAACATTCATGGATTTTAATGTGCCTCAAAATGGAAATACGCGCTTTATGTATGTATTACCAATAGATAAAAAAACGGCACTATTTGAATATACTTTGTTTTCTAAAAAATTATTGGAATATTCTGATTATGAAAATAATATAATAAGTTACTTAAATAAAAAAAACATATCAGAATACGAAATTATTGAAAAAGAAAAAGGCAACATTCCAATGACTTCTTTTAAATTTCAAGACTTAAATTCGAAACATATTCTCAATATAGGGACAGCAGGCGGTTGGACAAAAGCCAGTACGGGTTATACTTTTAAAAACACATCGAAAAAGACAAAACAAGTCATTGATTTTTTAAAGGAAAAAGAGGACTTATCTAAATTTCAAAGAAAAACAAAATTTAGATTTTACGATTTAATTTTTCTAGATGTATTAGCCAATCATAACGATGAAGGTGCCTCATTATTTTCTTCCATGTTTCAAAAGGCAAACATCAAGACTGTTTTTAAGTTTCTAGATGAAGAATCAACACTAATGGAGGATTTAAAGATTATTCTTTCCGTTCCACCAAAACGTTTTATTCAGGCATTGTTGAAGCGATTGTTTTAA
- a CDS encoding peptidylprolyl isomerase: MSLKFQCLFLVFFTLNMSFSQEKDQVLLKVDGEPIMASEFLRVYNKNLDLVKDESQKDIDGYLKLFTEYQLKLKEAKRLKLDEDENYKREFSRYQKQLIKNYISENKVTDALVKEAYDRSNIDINAAHMLVRLDATANDTIKAYNEVLALRERALKEGFDKVKAEMHNGQTIFIEDLGYFSAFKMVYDFESAAYNTPVGEISMPFRTQFGYHVAKVNDKRESRGTITAAHIMVNLASKDSLRDPEQRINEIYKKLNQGESFESLAKQFSEDKSSAKNGGKITPFKSGQLSSMEFEDQAFALKNDGDVSKPFKTAYGWHIVKRIELKPNESFEEVKATFENKVKRDSRSKLINEAMVTKLKKNYKIDFNTEAKPYFTSILNNDFYNRTWALPDNFKKDETVFTINETPFTYDAFGKHLVTAQRIYTGKNIPFSNIVDKEFESFFEKSILQYREDNLEAENEDYANILKEYRDGLLLFDLMEKEVWNKASKDSVGIEAYYNKNKSKYQWSDRVDVVMATSAEKSNMKKILKLMKKGKSEEDIKEALNTSDKQNVIFTKGTYKADNPILPSNFEAKKGISDIYEHHEAFHVIDVKAVLPAGQKTLEEAKGNVINDYQTELEANWISELYDRFEIEVNQDVLDTVKDTIGN; the protein is encoded by the coding sequence ATGAGTTTAAAATTTCAATGTTTGTTTTTGGTGTTTTTCACACTAAATATGTCTTTTTCCCAAGAGAAAGACCAAGTACTTCTTAAAGTAGATGGTGAACCAATCATGGCTTCAGAATTTTTGAGGGTCTACAATAAAAATTTGGATTTGGTAAAGGATGAAAGCCAAAAGGATATTGATGGTTATTTAAAACTGTTTACGGAATATCAGTTGAAATTAAAGGAAGCCAAGCGCTTAAAGTTGGACGAGGACGAGAATTATAAAAGAGAGTTCTCCAGATATCAAAAGCAATTGATTAAGAATTATATTTCAGAAAACAAAGTGACTGATGCTTTGGTGAAAGAAGCTTATGATCGCAGTAATATAGATATTAATGCTGCACATATGTTGGTGCGCTTGGATGCTACTGCAAACGATACTATAAAGGCTTACAATGAAGTCTTGGCTTTAAGAGAGCGTGCTCTAAAGGAAGGTTTTGATAAAGTAAAAGCAGAAATGCACAATGGACAAACCATTTTTATTGAAGATTTGGGCTATTTCTCTGCCTTTAAAATGGTTTACGATTTTGAATCGGCTGCTTACAACACACCTGTTGGTGAAATTTCTATGCCGTTTAGAACGCAATTCGGCTATCACGTTGCAAAGGTTAATGATAAACGTGAATCACGAGGAACGATTACGGCTGCCCACATCATGGTAAATTTAGCGTCTAAAGATTCGCTCAGAGATCCAGAACAGCGCATTAATGAAATTTATAAAAAACTGAATCAAGGCGAAAGTTTTGAGTCCTTGGCAAAACAATTTTCAGAAGATAAAAGTTCAGCTAAAAACGGTGGAAAGATTACACCTTTTAAAAGCGGACAGTTAAGTTCTATGGAATTTGAAGATCAAGCATTTGCACTAAAAAATGATGGCGATGTGAGTAAGCCTTTCAAAACGGCTTATGGATGGCACATTGTGAAACGAATTGAATTGAAGCCAAATGAATCTTTTGAAGAGGTAAAGGCAACTTTTGAAAACAAAGTAAAACGGGATTCAAGATCAAAATTGATTAATGAGGCAATGGTGACCAAGCTTAAGAAGAACTATAAAATAGATTTCAATACTGAAGCAAAACCTTATTTTACGTCTATTTTGAACAATGATTTTTATAATCGTACTTGGGCCTTACCTGATAATTTTAAAAAGGATGAAACCGTTTTCACAATAAATGAAACACCATTTACTTATGACGCATTCGGAAAGCATTTGGTAACAGCGCAACGTATTTACACTGGCAAGAATATACCTTTTTCAAATATCGTCGATAAAGAGTTCGAAAGCTTTTTTGAAAAATCGATCCTTCAATATAGAGAAGATAATTTGGAAGCTGAAAATGAAGACTATGCAAATATCCTAAAGGAATATAGAGATGGTCTTTTATTGTTCGATTTAATGGAAAAGGAAGTATGGAACAAGGCCTCAAAAGATTCGGTCGGTATAGAGGCTTATTACAATAAGAATAAATCTAAATACCAATGGAGCGATAGAGTAGATGTGGTCATGGCAACCTCTGCAGAGAAATCCAACATGAAGAAAATCCTTAAACTAATGAAAAAAGGAAAGTCTGAAGAAGATATCAAAGAAGCGTTGAATACTTCGGATAAGCAAAATGTGATTTTTACAAAAGGCACCTATAAAGCGGATAATCCTATTTTACCTTCTAATTTTGAAGCGAAAAAAGGAATTTCGGATATCTATGAACATCACGAAGCGTTTCATGTTATTGATGTCAAGGCGGTTTTGCCAGCAGGACAAAAAACATTGGAAGAAGCTAAAGGAAACGTGATTAATGATTATCAAACTGAGCTAGAAGCAAACTGGATCAGCGAATTATATGATCGTTTTGAGATTGAAGTCAATCAAGATGTTCTTGATACTGTAAAAGATACGATAGGAAACTAA